In Bacteroidota bacterium, the genomic stretch TTTTACCTCTTTTGTGTTTTCTCCTTGAGGAGAAATTATAAGGTAAAAACTCAAATTATTATATTGGAAATTTCAGGATTGGTAATTTGGCTACCTACTGGAGATTGAGGACTGTTTTTGACTACACGCCTTCTGTTTGTCGTGAAGATCTATCCAGTTAGATAATTGGTTATATCGCATCGCGATTGAGGGACTGCCGACTGCCGACTGCTTACTGCCGACTGCTTACTGCCGACTGCTTACTGCCGACTGAAGACTGCTTACTGAAGACTGCCGACTGCGTACTGCCTACTTAATCGTATTATAATAATTTTCTATTTTTAAAAAGTTTGCCTGTTTTTGAATTTCATGCAGTTTGTTAACAGAAGGAATATGATAGAAGTGATTATTGAAAAAAACAATTTGTAATTTGTACCATTCCTTTTGAGTATCAACAAAGTTATATGCTTTCCATTCTTTAAAAAGATTATTGCTAATTTCAGAAAAATCACTTCTGCCAAGATAGTATAGGTCAGCATCACATATAATTTTTTCTAATTTAGTTGTTGGCTGAGTGGTAATTTCAGTTGCAAGAATTAATTTGGAAATTTTAGAAATATCCTTTTCTGAATACCCGAATTTTGGCAGATTGTCCTCAGCAAATTTTACTGATTCTTTTTCGTGCCCTTTATAGGCAAACATAAAACCCGTATCGTGAAAAAGTGCAGCTACTAATAAAATTGAGGTTTCGTAATCGTTTATATTTTCTGTTTTGGCAATTTTTTTTGCAGAACTAACAACATCAAGTGTATGATTTACATTATGATAATATAATCTGGAGTCAAGATTATTTTTGAGTTTGTTAACAACAAAATCTGTAGCTTTTATTAAATCCATATATATTTATATTTATATATTAGTTGTATGTAAAGATATTACTTTTGTTGCTCAAAGTTTATACCACTCAAAAAAGTATTTGCTAAATAACAGATATAGAAATTATAAGAACTGTTTTAACTTATTTTAGTAGATTTATTATCGTAATTTTGGGAAAATAATTCTAAAATATGGAATGGATTTTCATAAAAAGATAATTGAATTTGTTTTATTCTTTTAAAATATTGTATTTTTGACGTTATAAAAAAATTATTAATATTTATCAGACGCTATGATAATAAATATTTTTGAAGATTACCGCAACATAAAAGACAGAGATGGTTTTTCATAAATTGAAATTATTTTTTTAAATTTACAATTTTTTGAAAAACATTTTAAATTTTAAACATGAATTTACCATTTGCTGAACCTTACAAAATAAAAGTAGTAGAGACTGTAAAAAGAAGTACAAGAGAACAAAGAGAAAAGTGGATAAAAGAAGCCGATTATAATTTATTTAAACTTAGTAGTGAACACGTTTATATTGATTTGTTAACCGATTCGGGAACAGGTGCAATGAGCGATCTTCAGTGGTCGGAAATAATGAAAGGGGATGAAAGTTATGCAGGAGCAAAATCCTATTTTAACTTAAAAGAAACAATAAAAGATATTACAGGCTTTGAATATTTTTTACCTACACATCAAGGAAGGGCTGCCGAAAATGTTTTGTTTTCTGTTTTAATAAAGGAAGGAGATTTTATCCCTGGCAACTCTCATTTTGATACAACAAAAGGGCATATAGAATTTAGGAAAGCCACAGCTGTTGATTGCATTATTGACGAAGCATCCGATACTAAAAATCAGCATCCGTTCAAAGGGAATTTAGATTTGAACAAGCTGGAGGATGTTTTTAAGAATAATCCAATAAAAAAAATTCCTTTTATTGTTGTTACTGTTACTTGCAATACTCCCGGTGGTCAGCCTGTGTCTATGCAAAA encodes the following:
- a CDS encoding HD domain-containing protein, which codes for MDLIKATDFVVNKLKNNLDSRLYYHNVNHTLDVVSSAKKIAKTENINDYETSILLVAALFHDTGFMFAYKGHEKESVKFAEDNLPKFGYSEKDISKISKLILATEITTQPTTKLEKIICDADLYYLGRSDFSEISNNLFKEWKAYNFVDTQKEWYKLQIVFFNNHFYHIPSVNKLHEIQKQANFLKIENYYNTIK